TGAACGTTCAGATGCTGaggaaaaaagaatgaataGTACACAAAGCTCTGGCAAGAGACAGGCAGAAACTATAGAGCTGGTTCCAGTACCCAAAAGGCAGGCTACTGAATCAAGCTTGGCATCACCCAAGTCATGCAGTCCTAGCAGAATAGCTGCATTATCTCGGGATACTTCATTCAAGAGCTTAGATAAGGGAAAAGTAAAGATAGCTCATCAAACTTATTTTGGAAATCGCTTAAGTATTGATATTCGGGAAACTGCTCACCCTTCTCTGAATGGTTCACGTGTTCAAACCCCCAAGGGTAAGAATCAGAGCCTTGTTGGCTCACTTTCCTTTTTGTGGTCATATTCACACCGTACAATGCATAGAGCcagtttcaatttaatttacaCATGTATGgcaaaaatgttttttgcaCACTTCACAACTTTCTATTCAATCCACATTTTATGTTTCACCAAACCAACAATAGGTTTAGGTTCCCATTTATGTAGATCTATGTTTCAATTTTAGATCCATTGGACAGCTATAGGCTTGCTATCCAATATAGGTCTTCAATTTGataattgtttatattttttgatgaacATAAATGTTGACATAACTGGAATGCCTATCAAAATCTGGTTGACACGTAATCTATATGGATCAAGAATTAGGATGTGAGTGTTGGTATGAGAAAAACTAGATTACACAAATAAGTCATGAAGTAgtgtaaaaagaaagaatattctAATGCCTAATGTAATTTAAGGTTGTGGTTGGTGTGGGGTTAAAGATTGGAGGGTTAATTGTCAAGTGATGAAGTAGTAATGGTGTAAAGAAGTGTTTGAAGGGTGAAGTGTTCATGATGTGCGGTAGGTGTAAAAAATGTGTAATGGTGGGGCCCAATAGATtccaaatcaaaatttaaatgaatatttgaaaattacTAGTAAATAATGTGTATTGGTGCGGCCTAATGATGATGTGAgtggaagagaaggaaaatggGTGAAGGGTTCAAGGAATAGAGAgatgcacaaaaaaaataaaaataaaaaattcccaTCTTACAACCCATTCCCTCTGCCCCcactaaattaatatatgaccCCCTTATGGGGTTAAATGTTAACCTCTTAAGTTTTCCTcatttcctcaatttttttccaaGCAAGATTAgcctaaaaacaaacataatctaAACCTGATGTCTACAGTTGAATGAAGTCTATGGCTTTGCTCTTTCTAATGTTTCTTACAAACTTGGTCTTATTATGTCAAGAATCAAGACAATTTCCTATTTGTACAGGTACCTTGTTGAAATCCAACTCGTTCAACACCGTAAATTCCAAACCGAAAGTGAAACTTGTCAATGAATTTCCTCAAAAGCACAAGGGGACCAGAGAGAGTTCTCTTGATATGAAGGAGAGGCCTGCTAGAATGATGAGTAAATCTATGTCATTTAAATCTGTGAACTCAGGCCGATCTGTCACGATTGAATCAAAAGGTAAAATGATTTCATCCAAATATTCTCACACTCAAGATGCAAGAGGGTTAAAACAAGTGAAAGACCAGAATgcaattgatagaaaaaacttgTTGAGGCTGGATCGCCCTTTAGGTAGCTCAATGCCAAATAGTGCTGTTTCAACACCTAAGGTTGATCAAAGGATCACTCCTCGTGGTGAAAGTGCCATAGCATCATCCCCAAGCATCAACAGAGAGTTGAAGTCCACACAGTCTGATGGAAAATTGGGTACCTTATCAAGATCAACTAGTGTGGGTCGTAAAAGTGCAGATATCCCAGGTACTTCAGGTATTTCTTGATGGTTAGACTTGACAAAACATAATGTTTCATGTGCCTGTTTGTATTTTGTGATggacttattttattttttatttttaggtaaaGCGAGCTAAGCTATTTTATTGTTTGCCAATGCAGTTCGAGTTTCATCTACACATGGAATTAGCAGTTCTTCTGTGGAACAAAAATCGAACCAAATTAGCCCTAAAGATGAACCATCGTCCAGTTCCTGGAATGCTGAGAGACAGCTCAATAATGCTAATGAAAATTTGCAAGATGGCTTACCTCAATCACGGGAATCATCaaatcaaggtgaaaaggttaggGAAAGTTCTGTCAGTCACTTGAGGCCTGCTGGTACCACTGGGTTGAAAATTGTCACTTGTCAAAAGTGCAAGGAAGTCGGTCATGCTACAGAAAATTGCACTGTTGTTAGTCCTATGGCCTCTGGTACTGATTTACCTATTTCTAGAACTGCCAGAGAGGGGATGAGCAAAGGTAGTAAATTGAAAGCTGCAATTGAGGTTGCTATGCTTAAGAGGCCTGGAATatacagaaagaaaaaagaaagtgatcAATCTGATGGGGTATCCTTGCTAAATGTGGATGCAAGTAGCGAGATTCAAGATCAGTTCTCAGTTTTAAATAAGATGAATGAAGGAACACTTGAAAGGCAAGCAAATCATGGTGCTTCTTCCTCTGAGTTCAGCAAATCAACAAATATTAATAACGTGAAGCAGCTTAATGAGCACTCCACTGATACTGTTTATCCTTCCAAGGTGGGGCAATTGGATTTCATTGCCCCATATTTGGGAAAGCCTGCACATACTTCAGTGGAGAAGTCTGTCCTTATGAAGATGTCTGCCATCCCAGAGCATGAATATATCTGGCAGTAAGTTTATCCTTGCTAATTTGTGTGCGTTGACTTTACATATTCTTCCACATTCTTTCCTGCACATGTTTTAAAAAGTACAATGTAGGTAAGCTTCTGTTATGTGAATACAGGGGGGTGCTTGAAGTGCATAGATCTGAAAAATTTATCGACTTATATGGTGGAATTCAAGCACATCTATCGACTTGTGCATCACCTAAAGTCCATGACATGGTCAACAAGTTTCCCCAGAATATTAACTTGGATGAAGTACCTCGCTTAAGCACATGGCCAAGACAATTCCACATCAGTGGTGCTAAAGAGGAAAATATTGCACTTTACTTCTTTGCCAAGGATTTTGAAAGGTTAATATATGCATGTCTTTTCTGATTGAGTGGTTTTTTCTGCATTTATCtgtctatgtatttatttggtttttaaactGCTCATATTACAGTTACGAGAACTACAAGGGATTGTTGGACAACATGATTAAAAAGGATCTGGCCCTGAAAGGATCATTTGGTGGTGTTGAATTCTTCATATTCCCATCCACTCAGCTTCCAGAGAACTCCCAGCGTAAGAATATTGGGAAATTGCTTTCTAGACACTGATTCTGTTGCACCGTAATCATGTTGTTATAGGATATGTTTTAGACCTTGAGGTTGATTCACGCTGAATTTCTGTTGGAATGAGATCTTTGTGAGACCTACACTATAAAATATTACTCTATGGATGTTGATGAAGCATCCTATCCCGGTCAGCTTTCTGATTTTCATTTTTGCAATTTAGCTTGCAGCAAAAACATTGCTAATTCTCCATGCATAATAAAGCCTGATTCTGACTTGGCTATATAACTCTAATTCCCTTCCTCCCTTTTGTAGTTGCCTGGTATGATCTTCTTggtcattttctctttttttttgttattacttTAAATCACTCCTTTCTTGTGTTGCTGCTACTCGGTTGTGCTGATTCCTATCTAACATGTTCAACTGCTATTCTGGTAGGAATTTGTGAGGAGCCTGCATGTATGCTTAGAAGTCatggaattaaaataatttagtgtGTGATTATTATTTGCAGGTTGGAACATGTTGTATTTCTTGTGGGGAGTGTTCAGGGGAAGGAGATCTGAATCAAATTCATTTAAGAAGTTAGTTATTCCCAGTTTGAATGTGGTGCCCAGGGACAAAGACATTCCTGCTGCAGTCTTGTCTTCACCTGAGAATCTCTGCCCATCTGAATGTATTGTTAAAGAAACATCTGCATGTGACAGTTCTTGTGATGTGCCTCTTACATCAAATGCTCCTGAAAAGCCATGTGTGTCCTTAAACAGGAATTCTGATAACAAAGTATTTAATTCACAAACGATCCAAGAGAGTCAAGATGGGAAGCTTGACTCCAAATCCGTGCCAAAGATTCCAGGAAGCAATACCCCATGGTGCCCAGAAGTTAGACGCAGCAGTTCTTCCCTGGTAATTTTTTTGCCTCGCACACGACAAACAAGAAAACACTTATATGGTTGATATTACATCTTGGTTTTATCCATGTTGGAGTCTGGGTGGAATGATGACTATTGTGTCTAGTGGCTAACACACTATAATCCTGACAATAAACATATGATGCTTCACAACCCTGACTTCCTCTATTCCCAAAAGGGAGAGTgagtgagaaagagagagacagattaatttttgaattttctactCATTTTTTAACTTGACATTAGCCATCACTGATCAGCAATTTAGCAGTCACATGAATTTCTCAAGTTTTTCTTGCCTTGTGACTTTTCCATATATTCAAAAATAAGTGGCAGCAGCATTCTGGTTTCTATTATCACCTTGATCCAATCAGAACATTTTGTATGCATGCTACTTCAGAAAGGTGGCATGCATGCCTTACTTGAATGTGACTTTGAGATTTGTGATTCGTTGTAATTCTATAAAGCATTTTGTTCTaaattaccttttattttctatttctaaaCTATGCCTTTTCCTGTATCtaataacattatatttttgaagtacatattttcttttctaaaaagcCTTGTTTGTGACCCTAGATATTTAAAATCCAGATGGGTTTAGCTTTGTAGAGGTCATTTTTCCGATGCCTTATTATTGGAAGTTTTTGTGTAAAAGGTAAATTTCATGTtagtttgaattatttttcctGGTGGCGTGCATATAAATGATTTTGTTATGGAATGTGTTTATATTGCCCAAGGACCAAATATTTTGTGCTCCTGAAAATAGCTTCCCACGACCTCATACAATATTACCAAGATCTCCCCAAAGAATTCCATGACCtctcatatatgtttttattgaaatctCAACATTGTCTTTGTAGTCGGTGTCTGCATGAATCATAAGCAGATCTATTAATGCTCAAATCATTTGTCAACTCCAGCACTAATGGAACCTTTTGAATACTGCAATACTTCCTGGCTTATGCTTCTTGATCTGATGCTAGTTTAGTGAGAGATTTTGAATGTGGGCTTCTTGTAGGGGACGTTTTTGCAGTTTGACTGACATGGTCAAATTCCATGTAAAATTCTTGTTTCATGTGTGcttgttttgtttatgtttattgTGTGTggcttttatatatttcttgctCTTCAAGGTCCTTGTTTTATCTCCctagaaaggagaagaaagaaaacttaAAGTCAAAGATTGTGAATTAACTTTAGTGGGGTTCGAGCACTTCTGAAATGTTGGGCAAAAAATGATCTTAAGATTGCCCATTTCACCATTCTTGCCTTTAGGAAACAGTGGAGCCAGAAAAACTTTCGCAAAAAAGAGAGtgtatttttcagttttctagAAGACAGAATATTGTGAAAACGTGTTTGCTATTTgcctttttcttggaaacacctgttttttaatttcacttctAAAAGTTGCCCTTCAAATTCCACTTTAGAAAGAAGAGCCTTGTTTAGTTCCCCTTTATTTAAACccagttatttattattttgaagacAATCCTAGTGAGGCCCTTGTTTCTATATTTGAAACTATGTACTGAGTTAGTAAACACCTTTTCTCAGTTTTCTATTTAGGAATGATTTTAGAATAAAGATGTATGCTGgggaaaaatctgaaaattgcTATCTAAAAGTGAACACAACTCCCAAGTCTCTGGAAATTGTTCCAAATTGTTTACTTCTATTTTTCGTTGTTGTTCTTTCTGCATATTGGTTTCGTTGAGCTTGTTTTATACTTCTTTTCGCCTTCCTTTACAATTCAATCAATGCTGACCCTTCTTTTCACAGGAAGAAGTTGGTCATCCTGAGTGCAGTATGGATGTGGAGTTTAAATCTTGTGCTGAGGTAACTGGAACTAATTCTAGCTCTGATGTGGTGGAGATACAAATGCATGAAGGTACTTCATGTTTTGGAGAAGGTATGCCATCTCTCAAGATTTTTGGTGTTGGTAGTCAAGATTCAGGTGGCAGGACGACTTTTGGTGAGGAAAAAATAGTTGATAGAACATACTGTGATAGAAATAATGTTAAAGTTGAAACGGACTTGAATGAAGAGAATGTGAATCTGGATGTGGAGGCTTCTTCAGAGAAAACCCCAAGGAAACGACCATATATTGATCTGTCAGAGACTGCACCACTGACTTCGAGTAGCGTGACTCATAAAGCTCTGTGGAATAAGGCAGATAATAACAAGTTAGTAGATGGAGAGAGTATTAGGAAGAAGCTCAAGACGGGTTTCAGGGAACTATATGGGGGTAGTGGTTCAAGAGATGGAAATTCTTTGAGTGGTAGTTTTACTTCTCAGACATGTGATTTGGGTTCCAGCTCCTCAATTGAGGAGAAGAGCTATGACAAAGCATCTGATGAAAAAGTTATCTTGGAGGACCTAGGAACTAGTGAAAGGTTCTTCTTTCCTGTGGATTCACATCGTGTCAAGGATATTTGGTTGCCTGGTAACTCCATGCCCTGGAACTCATCAAATGATGAGGATAAAGTTCATGATGGGATTCCAAATCTCGAGCTTGCCTTGGGGGCTGAGACAAAATCCCCTAATAAGGGAATCCTGCCTTTCTTCGGATTGGTAGAGAAAAATGATAACCAGAACAAGCCCCCAGACAAGGTGTTGAATAAGGAAGAAGACGATGGCGTCTCTGCTTCCCTCTCCCTTTCCCTCTCATTCCCATTTCCAGACAAGGAACAAACTGTTAAACCTGTTTCAAAAACAGAGCAGCTTGTGCCTGAAAGGCGTCATGTGAATACTTCACTGCTCCTTTTTGGGGACCTTTCAGATAAATAGAGCTATGGCGACTCGCCATATGTATAGTGCCCTGCATGGATGTGGTGAATGTGTCCAATCACACACTCGAAGGTCTTCCGTGGGCTTTATAGGGAAATCAATTCCATCTGTTCATAAACCCACACAGGAGTTACTAATAATTTTTCCTCTTTACTTTTCTGTTAGCTCTTGTCTGGAGTGCAGAGTCACGGCTGTTTTGTATATAAAGAGATTTTTAAGCCGGCACAGTTTTAAAAATGCCATGAGATATTTGCAACCTCATGATTTTTCTGACTTACTAGATATTTTTTGCCTTCTTATTTGCTTCTTGGTATTGGTGCAGTTGTCATAATGAACTGTTTGTTGCCAGGAAAATGGTATTAAAAGATGATGCATGTTGGCTTGAGGGCAGCAGGGATAAGGTAGATCCTCTCTTTCTATTCGCTTTAATAGATAATAAGCCGTCAAGGCTGATGACTGACTGGAGGAGCGCTGGGTGTATTTCATAGAATGCATCTCGTAATTGCTGGGCTGCGTTAGAGTTCTCTAACGAGTCGGTACCATCAGTTACGTGGTGGATCGATGTGAAATCAGGCTCCTGCAATGATATAAATTCCTTCAAATTGTTTCATTTGTGTTGGTGTGTGCGTACATGGTACAATGATGAACTGCTCTGAGAGTGTCGCAACTTGGCGGCGAAGCAACTGTCAACTTCCATGTGGAAGCTCACCGGGAAAAGGCTTTGCATAGCAATCCCATACGTGGATGCTTGAATCTAGATTGCTTCAAGGGAGTCTACTTGGCCTGGTACTGCTGGATATGGAATTTGATCCATCGCTATTGAATATTGCAAAACTTGAAGCCAACGCTCCGAACGTGTCTCTCTCGACAGAGTTCGTTGTTAATGCTCGGGCTACTCGATCCGTCTTCTATTCCATTGAAGGTATTGATGTTTATTACAGCAATGTACAGGCTTATGATTAACGATTCATCGCAAATCAAAAGCCTCGGGTGtccttgaaaaaaagaagagaaggggaTGTTATATTGTCAAAATGGTTTCTACGTCTTTCAATGTAGGATCTTTTCAAGTATTAACATAATTATATCTTACCATCACTCTCCTAACAGTCTTTCTATAAACTAAGAAGGTAACTCTGTACAACCAATCGTCCATCATTCAATCTATTAAGCTctctaaatcaaaatcaaataattgcATATCATTCAATCtttttaaatcaagatattACAACTAACATCCCTTCTTAAATTGATGTTGGTGGAtaacaaaatcatcattttgtcAATCTATCATGAATTGATGTCAATAATGAGATAAAGTTTTGGTAAACACATTAGCTATCTATAATTCAATGGAAATGTAAGAGAGATTAATTATATGTTGGTCAAATGCTCACAAATAGAATGACAATCTAGTTTAATGTGCCTAATGTGCTCATGAAAGACTAGATTGGTAGCAATTTGAATGGCATTCGGGTTATCAGTATGAAGAGAAGTAAGAGTAAGCTAAGAAATACTAAGCTCACTTAACAaatcccaaaacaaaacaatctcAGAGCATATGGATGACATAGTATGATACTTAAACTTGGTGAGGATTTAGAAACTCGATCCTtcttacttttcaaaaaaaaaaagagctaccAAGAAATATGCACCAACCtgtaactaaataataaatattaggaCAACCAAACTAATCTATATCACTAGAACCTTTCAACTGTAAAGAAGTCCTGATAGAAAAGAATAATCATGACTAGAAGTATCATTGagataacaaaaaatacatcataCAATAACCAAGTGAGAATGGTAAGGAGCTCACATACACTAACTTGCTgcataacaaaacaaatatcagGCTGAGTAATTGTTAAATAATTCAAACTTCTTACCAACTACCAACACGACGAGGGATTAGATAATAACTCGTCATCATATTGCTATAGCTTCAAGTTGACCTCTGTTGGTGTAATGACTAAGTTGCTAGTCTTCTGGACTAAAAATCAGCTAAGGTGAGAAGCTCCTAAGTATACTTGTGCTTATGCAAAAGTGTGTTAGTCAGACAATAATGTACCTTAAGGCCAAGAAAATATTGCAGGGTACAAATtctttcatatgaaataaaGTCTTAAGATGCGCATATAGTTACTTAATCAACTAAGAATCAAACCCTATAATAACAATATCATCCATATATACAACAAGTACAATAACCTAGTAGTAATTAttcagagaaagagagatgagtCAAACTGACtctgaataaaattaaaatcaagaagAGTATAACAAAACTTCTCAAACTAGGCAAGTAGTGCCTACTTCTCAATCATATAGAGATCACTTTAAAGGACAAACCTTAGAAGAGGAGTGAGTGAATATAGAAATTCGTTCCTCACATCCATATATGGGATTGGCCACCCTTTTGAGGCAGTAAAACTATAATAGTGAAAACTATAATAGTGCAAACAATAGTCATCTTTGCCATAGGTGCAAACATTTACTCATAATCAAGCACATACTCTTATTGACTCCGAAGAGCCACTAAATAGACTTTATACCTCACAATATAACCATTAGACCATAGCTTTATAGTATAAACCTATTTTTCAACCAAGAAGTTTGATTCCATCAAGACAATAAACAATGTCCTAGGTGTGATTGTATTGAGAACTTAGAGCTCTTATTTTATAGCTTTCTTCCAATATGCTTGAGTAACAGTTTGTGAGTCAGACTTAGGTACAATAGTAGTATTAAGAGTGACTTGGAAAACTGTATAAGAGAACCTATCCCTATCTGAAGGACATGAAATCTGAGATGATTGATGAGGTTCAACCAGGACAATTTAGGGCTAAGTCAGGCAATAGGGCTGATAGACAATGTCTTCGATATATAATTCTTAgcttaaaatgtttatttaaacttgataaatcatcaaaattaggAAGAGTAATTAAATAGGAATTATGAGAAGTAGAAGACTAAaagaaatattgatttaaaaaaaaagaccgtATTTTGAGAAATATGGAGTTTATTAACATCCAAATCATAATACACAAATCTTTtataaacattattatattcTAGAAAAGTACACCTTACATATAGAGTAGTAAGATTGTATTGTTTGATGGATGGTAAGAGAACAAAACAAATGCAACCAAAGATAAAAAGAGTTACACCTAGGAATAGTACCAAATAAGCAAAATATAGAGAATCAAAATCGAGAACTTAAGAGGGTagataattaatcaaatgaaaGCCATAGATAATGCTTATATCCAAAATCTAGGTGGTACAAAAGAgtcaattaaaatgatataaacaCTATCTAAAAGGTGATTATTCTTACGATCTGCAAACCATATTAGACATAATGGTTTctgaaattatagaaattacTTTCATTTTGAAAACCCTAGGACCATTATTAGATATACCTAATATATTAACAAGCATTTGACAATTAAATTCATGGCTTTATCTTGAAGACTACTTGATATCACCTCAAAAATATAATCAATTGAATGCATTTTGGTGAAATCTTAAGAGA
This window of the Populus trichocarpa isolate Nisqually-1 chromosome 13, P.trichocarpa_v4.1, whole genome shotgun sequence genome carries:
- the LOC7465630 gene encoding uncharacterized protein LOC7465630 isoform X4, which codes for MEGPLDKTQKKYMEPSQAEKGLGKPSMRRKVRMRAESGTCNVCSAPCSSCMHLKLACMGSKGDEFSDETCRVTASSQYSNNDGDGIVSFKSRARDSLQHTTSEASNLLSVSSSHDSLSENAESKANIRSTDADASAESQMLPKLSSGRAVAEDHFSPKPQCLSDQKTLSKKHGDPKSEEGQDDTISCVSRASDASKVVSYPKKNLDRDNLLRSSALEVEGSGKALVSHNSGSLETPSNDADAGSSSPKVQTKCLSLNANGKCLDEHPSLHDHGKPFECPMEQVNLSLSKEAASNIDCGGNLAAHNNADNHANGKSTINAESSKVSCKIYSKLELEADKDSGDQSNEGFKGSEQVGREEKLNDLEELTDMQEIHLQSASMDESDESEILEHDVKVCDICGDAGREDLLAICSRCTDGAEHTYCMRDMLQKVPEGDWLCEECKLAEETENQKPDAEEKRMNSTQSSGKRQAETIELVPVPKRQATESSLASPKSCSPSRIAALSRDTSFKSLDKGKVKIAHQTYFGNRLSIDIRETAHPSLNGSRVQTPKGTLLKSNSFNTVNSKPKVKLVNEFPQKHKGTRESSLDMKERPARMMSKSMSFKSVNSGRSVTIESKGKMISSKYSHTQDARGLKQVKDQNAIDRKNLLRLDRPLGSSMPNSAVSTPKVDQRITPRGESAIASSPSINRELKSTQSDGKLGTLSRSTSVGRKSADIPGTSVRVSSTHGISSSSVEQKSNQISPKDEPSSSSWNAERQLNNANENLQDGLPQSRESSNQGEKVRESSVSHLRPAGTTGLKIVTCQKCKEVGHATENCTVVSPMASGTDLPISRTAREGMSKGSKLKAAIEVAMLKRPGIYRKKKESDQSDGVSLLNVDASSEIQDQFSVLNKMNEGTLERQANHGASSSEFSKSTNINNVKQLNEHSTDTVYPSKVGQLDFIAPYLGKPAHTSVEKSVLMKMSAIPEHEYIWQGVLEVHRSEKFIDLYGGIQAHLSTCASPKVHDMVNKFPQNINLDEVPRLSTWPRQFHISGAKEENIALYFFAKDFESYENYKGLLDNMIKKDLALKGSFGGVEFFIFPSTQLPENSQRWNMLYFLWGVFRGRRSESNSFKKLVIPSLNVVPRDKDIPAAVLSSPENLCPSECIVKETSACDSSCDVPLTSNAPEKPCVSLNRNSDNKVFNSQTIQESQDGKLDSKSVPKIPGSNTPWCPEVRRSSSSLEEVGHPECSMDVEFKSCAEVTGTNSSSDVVEIQMHEGTSCFGEGMPSLKIFGVGSQDSGGRTTFGEEKIVDRTYCDRNNVKVETDLNEENVNLDVEASSEKTPRKRPYIDLSETAPLTSSSVTHKALWNKADNNKLVDGESIRKKLKTGFRELYGGSGSRDGNSLSGSFTSQTCDLGSSSSIEEKSYDKASDEKVILEDLGTSERFFFPVDSHRVKDIWLPGNSMPWNSSNDEDKVHDGIPNLELALGAETKSPNKGILPFFGLVEKNDNQNKPPDKVLNKEEDDGVSASLSLSLSFPFPDKEQTVKPVSKTEQLVPERRHVNTSLLLFGDLSDK
- the LOC7465630 gene encoding uncharacterized protein LOC7465630 isoform X3: MAAKRRGRNVQELYNATEIIGEPKEPSQAEKGLGKPSMRRKVRMRAESGTCNVCSAPCSSCMHLKLACMGSKGDEFSDETCRVTASSQYSNNDGDGIVSFKSRARDSLQHTTSEASNLLSVSSSHDSLSENAESKANIRSTDADASAESQMLPKLSSGRAVAEDHFSPKPQCLSDQKTLSKKHGDPKSEEGQDDTISCVSRASDASKVVSYPKKNLDRDNLLRSSALEVEGSGKALVSHNSGSLETPSNDADAGSSSPKVQTKCLSLNANGKCLDEHPSLHDHGKPFECPMEQVNLSLSKEAASNIDCGGNLAAHNNADNHANGKSTINAESSKVSCKIYSKLELEADKDSGDQSNEGFKGSEQVGREEKLNDLEELTDMQEIHLQSASMDESDESEILEHDVKVCDICGDAGREDLLAICSRCTDGAEHTYCMRDMLQKVPEGDWLCEECKLAEETENQKPDAEEKRMNSTQSSGKRQAETIELVPVPKRQATESSLASPKSCSPSRIAALSRDTSFKSLDKGKVKIAHQTYFGNRLSIDIRETAHPSLNGSRVQTPKGTLLKSNSFNTVNSKPKVKLVNEFPQKHKGTRESSLDMKERPARMMSKSMSFKSVNSGRSVTIESKGKMISSKYSHTQDARGLKQVKDQNAIDRKNLLRLDRPLGSSMPNSAVSTPKVDQRITPRGESAIASSPSINRELKSTQSDGKLGTLSRSTSVGRKSADIPGTSVRVSSTHGISSSSVEQKSNQISPKDEPSSSSWNAERQLNNANENLQDGLPQSRESSNQGEKVRESSVSHLRPAGTTGLKIVTCQKCKEVGHATENCTVVSPMASGTDLPISRTAREGMSKGSKLKAAIEVAMLKRPGIYRKKKESDQSDGVSLLNVDASSEIQDQFSVLNKMNEGTLERQANHGASSSEFSKSTNINNVKQLNEHSTDTVYPSKVGQLDFIAPYLGKPAHTSVEKSVLMKMSAIPEHEYIWQGVLEVHRSEKFIDLYGGIQAHLSTCASPKVHDMVNKFPQNINLDEVPRLSTWPRQFHISGAKEENIALYFFAKDFESYENYKGLLDNMIKKDLALKGSFGGVEFFIFPSTQLPENSQRWNMLYFLWGVFRGRRSESNSFKKLVIPSLNVVPRDKDIPAAVLSSPENLCPSECIVKETSACDSSCDVPLTSNAPEKPCVSLNRNSDNKVFNSQTIQESQDGKLDSKSVPKIPGSNTPWCPEVRRSSSSLEEVGHPECSMDVEFKSCAEVTGTNSSSDVVEIQMHEGTSCFGEGMPSLKIFGVGSQDSGGRTTFGEEKIVDRTYCDRNNVKVETDLNEENVNLDVEASSEKTPRKRPYIDLSETAPLTSSSVTHKALWNKADNNKLVDGESIRKKLKTGFRELYGGSGSRDGNSLSGSFTSQTCDLGSSSSIEEKSYDKASDEKVILEDLGTSERFFFPVDSHRVKDIWLPGNSMPWNSSNDEDKVHDGIPNLELALGAETKSPNKGILPFFGLVEKNDNQNKPPDKVLNKEEDDGVSASLSLSLSFPFPDKEQTVKPVSKTEQLVPERRHVNTSLLLFGDLSDK